One Coffea arabica cultivar ET-39 chromosome 5e, Coffea Arabica ET-39 HiFi, whole genome shotgun sequence DNA segment encodes these proteins:
- the LOC113743596 gene encoding small ribosomal subunit protein eS30z/eS30y/eS30x — MGKVHGSLARAGKVRGQTPKVAKQDKKKKPRGRAHKRMQYNRRFVTAVVGFGKKRGPNSSEK; from the exons ATGG GTAAGGTTCACGGTTCATTAGCTCGTGCCGGTAAGGTGAGAGGTCAAACTCCGAAGGTGGCAAAGCAGGATAAGAAGAAGAAGCCCCGTGGCCGCGCCCACAAGCGGATGCAATACAACCGCCGCTTCGTCACCGCCG TTGTTGGCTTTGGAAAGAAGAGGGGGCCAAACTCATCAGAGAAGTAA
- the LOC113743200 gene encoding lipoyl synthase, mitochondrial, protein MAMNSRLTGLFTRSLKATKFFSTLNPSLPPQPSPQFAQTLEGLRQRLVEESPTLADFIKLQSENEYSVEVGTKKKPLPKPKWMKESIPGGEKYTHIKKKLRELKLHTVCEEAKCPNLGECWSGGETGTATATIMILGDTCTRGCRFCNVKTSRTPPPPDPNEPTNVAEAIASWGLDYVVITSVDRDDLPDQGSGHFAETVQKLKALKPNMLIEALVPDFRGDPSCVEKVATSGLDVFAHNIETVEELQSVVRDHRANFKQSMDVLTKAKDYAPAGTLTKTSIMLGCGETPDQVVKTMEKVRAAGVDVMTFGQYMRPSKRHMSVSEYITPEAFEKYRVLGMEMGFRYVASGPMVRSSYKAGEYYIKSMIESDRAASSS, encoded by the exons ATGGCAATGAATTCCCGCCTAACAGGCCTCTTCACAAGATCCCTCAAAGCCACAAAATTCTTCTCAACCCTCAATCCATCCTTACCACCTCAGCCATCACCCCAATTTGCTCAGACTCTAGAAGGATTAAGGCAGCGTTTGGTTGAGGAGTCCCCAACCTTAGCAGATTTCATAAAGCTCCAGTCAGAAAATGAGTATTCTGTGGAAGTTGGCACCAAGAAAAAGCCATTGCCAAAGCCTAAATGGATGAAGGAGTCCATCCCTGGCGGAGAAAAGTATACCCATATTAAGAAAAAGTTGAGGGAGTTAAAGCTTCATACTGTTTGTGAAGAGGCTAAATGTCCTAATTTAGGAGAGTGTTGGTCTGGTGGAGAGACTGGGACTGCCACGGCTACCATCATGATTCTTGGTGATACTTGTACTAGGGGATGCAG ATTTTGTAATGTGAAGACCTCACGCACTCCACCTCCTCCTGATCCAAATGAACCAACAAATGTGGCTGAAGCAATAGCTTCATGGGGTTTGGATTATGTGGTTATTACTAGTGTTGATCGTGATGATTTACCTGATCAAGGAAGTGGTCACTTTGCTGAAACTGTGCAGAAGTTGAAGGCACTGAAGCCAAATATGCTCATAGAAGCATTAG TTCCTGATTTTCGAGGAGATCCTAGCTGTGTAGAGAAAGTAGCAACATCTGGACTAGACGTCTTTGCTCACAACATAGAAACCGTTGAAGAGCTTCAGAGTGTAGTACGAGATCATCGTGCCAATTTTAAGCAATCCATGGATGTTCTAACGAAGGCCAAGGATTATGCTCCTgctggtacactcaccaagacTTCAATCATGTTAGGGTGTGGAGAAACACCTGACCAAGTGGTGAAAACAATGGAGAAGGTCAGGGCGGCAGGTGTTGATGTGATGACATTTGGTCAGTACATGAGACCCTCAAAACGCCACATGTCAGTCTCTGAGTACATTACTCCTGAGGCCTTTGAGAAATACCGAGTTCTCGGCATGGAAATG GGTTTTAGATATGTAGCATCTGGTCCCATGGTTAGGTCCTCCTACAAGGCTGGCGAGTACTATATCAAATCCATGATTGAGTCAGACCGTGCTGCATCATCTTCATAG
- the LOC113687766 gene encoding uncharacterized protein, producing the protein MAEELADIMQKFVLSEKELGGTALDLDDVDKGIKECQHSLVGKIVGEKIVNFVGVKNFANLAWGYPRGMVVMVLGPNMFQFIIPSTDDRERILDGGPWIFDSRVLVMEEWYEGVEEDERAFRTAPLWVQAWNLPVHWISKEVGWKIGSIFQEVKEVIVPQVGGKEGRHLKLLVLVDITSPLLRGTTVKLKGALKWISFKYERCPDFCYRCGIIGHSERNCKVPITVEKSLSDNQYGPWLRANWGKGSPRKGQNAGRGRQDKVVWGFKDGELVPNKTPEPIQGKGQEKTGAGKAEASSRNWRQTRKENDGNSFMNSQTPASENLNMYKLNIGGVKENQARVQEKIHSSNSVEQTEIEEQGTNSQQTCAGKGVDDTGATDEIMEIEGTNQEKKQDAVQKMDKRIKRQLKSPVIKRLPHQCQ; encoded by the coding sequence ATGGCGGAGGAACTAGCAGATATTATGCAGAAATTTGTATTATCTGAAAAGGAGTTAGGAGGGACTGCTCTGGATCTGGATGATGTAGATAAAGGTATTAAAGAGTGTCAGCATAGTTTGGTGGGGAAGATAGTAGGAGAGAAAATAGTCAACTTTGTTGGAGTGAAAAACTTTGCTAACCTGGCATGGGGTTACCCCAGAGGGATGGTAGTCATGGTGCTGGGACCAAACATGTTCCAATTTATTATCCCCTCAACAGATGATAGAGAGAGGATTCTAGATGGAGGACCATGGATATTTGATAGCCGAGTTCTAGTGATGGAGGAGTGGTACGAAGGTGTGGAGGAGGACGAAAGAGCCTTTAGGACGGCCCCCCTATGGGTACAGGCATGGAACTTACCAGTGCACTGGATCTCTAAAGAAGTTGGGTGGAAAATAGGATCCATTTTTCAGGAAGTAAAAGAGGTTATAGTCCCTCAGGTGGGAGGGAAAGAAGGAAGACATCTGAAACTGTTGGTCCTAGTAGATATAACATCACCTTTACTCAGAGGTACCACAGTTAAGCTGAAAGGAGCATTGAAATGGATAAGTTTCAAGTATGAAAGATGTCCGGACTTCTGCTACAGATGTGGAATAATAGGGCATAGTGAGAGGAACTGTAAGGTTCCCATTACAGTGGAGAAAAGTTTATCTGATAATCAATATGGACCTTGGCTCAGAGCAAATTGGGGGAAAGGATCACCACGGAAGGGGCAGAATGCAGGTAGAGGTAGGCAGGATAAAGTTGTATGGGGGTTTAAGGATGGGGAGTTGGTGCCAAATAAAACACCTGAGCCAATCCAAGGAAAAGGACAGGAAAAAACAGGTGCTGGAAAGGCTGAAGCATCAAGTAGAAATTGGAGGCagacaagaaaggaaaatgatGGTAATAGTTTTATGAACTCCCAAACCCCAGCAAGTGAAAACCTCAACATGTACAAACTGAACATTGGAGGAGTTAAGGAAAATCAGGCTCGAGTACAGGAAAAGATACACTCTAGTAACTCTGTGGAGCAGACTGAAATAGAGGAACAGGGAACGAACAGCCAGCAGACTTGTGCTGGCAAGGGAGTGGATGACACTGGAGCAACAGATGAGATAATGGAGATTGAGGGAACAAACCAAGAGAAAAAGCAAGATGCTGTACAGAAAATGGACAAGAGGATTAAAAGGCAACTAAAATCACCTGTCATCAAGAGATTACCTCATCAGTGCCAATGA